In Miscanthus floridulus cultivar M001 chromosome 8, ASM1932011v1, whole genome shotgun sequence, the sequence TACCTCGTCGCCGTCCGCTGCCCGGACTGTCTGGTTGCGTCGACGAGCCGGAGGCGCTCGAGCAGTGGCACACGCACCTCCTCGAGCAGGTGTGCAACACTAGCGACCCGGCGACCGCGGAGCAGTTCCCGACGGCGGAGTCGCGCCTCATCTACTCGTATAGCCATGTGGTGAGCGGGTTCTCGGCGTGACTCACGCGGAAGGAGATCGAGGACATGGCGAGGCTCCCCTGGTTCGTCGAGATCATCCCGGACAAGAGCTACAAGCTTATGGCCGTCGACACGCCAATTTCTTCGCAGCTTTCATGGCTTGACAATGTTAGGGATGGCGTGTGGAGCGAGGGCAACATGGGCGAGGGTATGATCATTGGCATCCTTGACACCGGCGTCGCCGCTGGCGACATCACCACCAGCTCCGAAGCCGAAGGGATGCTGCCGCCTCCGGTCAAGTGGAAAAGGCAGGTGTGACAATAACCAAGCATGCAACAACAAGATGATTGGGTTCAGAACATTCGTAGACACAAGTGATGCGCATGGAAATTCCCTGCATCGCGCATCCGTTCTTGGAATCGAGTACGACGAGGCGTTCGCGGTGGCGCCCAAGGCGCACCTCGCAATGTACCACGTGTGCAACGAGGAGTGCCACCCGAAAGAAGTAAGAGCAGGGATGGACGCCGCGGTGGACGACGGCGTCGACGTCATATCGATGTCCTTCAACAGCACCGAGGGCAGCACGGTGTTCCACGACGATGCCGTGACCGCGCCGTCGTACAGCGCCGTCGCCCAGGGTGTGTTGGTCTGCACGCCGGCCGGGAGCAGCAGCCCGGACATGTTCAAGGTCGAGAGCAACGCGCCTTGGCTGCTCACCGTGGCCGCCAGCGACGCCGACCGCCGCGTCGTCACGAACGTCGAGCTCGGCAGCGGGATCTTGAAGCCCGACGTCAGCGCGCCGTGCGCTAACACGCTCGCGGTGGCGCCACACGGCGACGTGGAGTACACCGACACGCTGATCAAGGTGGCCACGTCATTGGCGGCCGCGCACGTCAGCGGCGTCGCGGCGTTGATCAAGAAGGCGCACCAGGAGTGGTCACCCGCCGCGATTAAATCGGCGATCGTCACAACAGCTGACCTGGTCGGACCCGGGGACGCCATGCCCGGCGACGCCGCGAGCTACTTCGTGACGGGCGCCAGCGAGGTGAACCCCATGAAGGCCATGGACCCGGGCCTCGTATATGACCTCACCACCGGTGACTTCATCCCGTATCTATGCGGCATGGGCCTCGGCGAGGACCGGATACGCAAGATCGTCGAGCCGGCGCACGCCTCGTGCGCGGAGACCGGGGAGATCGCGGCGAAGGACCTGAACTACCCTTCCATCATGATCGTCACGGGCGACGACGTGCGGCAGGTGGAGGCGAAGCGGACGGTGACGAACGTGGGGGAACCCGAGGAGACGTACAGCGCGGAGGTATTCGCTCCGGGCGTCGACGTAGCGGTGAACCCGTCGACTCTGGCGTTCAGCGACATTGACCAGAAGAGGGACTTCGTTGTCACGGTCAAGAGGGAGGCGAACACGCCGACGAAAGCGGTGGTCGAGGGGGAGCTCAAGTGGGTGTCCGGGAAGCATGCCGTGCGGAGCCCCATGGTCATCGTCGTTGGAGAAACTTCTGCGTCTTACGGTGCCGATGTACCGGCAGGTATCGAGAGTTAGGATGAGAAGACTACCCCGCATAAGCCATCCTGATCCAAATGAATGAGACGTCTTTCCTTATCAGATATCGAAAAAAAAATGTGTAAAATTACACTTGATCTCGCTTGGCCTCTATGGGTTATGGACTTATGGCCAATTGAATCTTTTGCACTTTGCACAATTTGGAAACGTGACAGGTGAATCAATTCTCACGTCACCACTTCACTTCGAGAGAAATCTCTATATTTTgaggccga encodes:
- the LOC136470035 gene encoding subtilisin-like protease 4 encodes the protein MARLPWFVEIIPDKSYKLMAVDTPISSQLSWLDNVRDGVWSEGNMGEGMIIGILDTGVAAGDITTSSEAEGMLPPPVKWKRQYDEAFAVAPKAHLAMYHVCNEECHPKEVRAGMDAAVDDGVDVISMSFNSTEGSTVFHDDAVTAPSYSAVAQGVLVCTPAGSSSPDMFKVESNAPWLLTVAASDADRRVVTNVELGSGILKPDVSAPCANTLAVAPHGDVEYTDTLIKVATSLAAAHVSGVAALIKKAHQEWSPAAIKSAIVTTADLVGPGDAMPGDAASYFVTGASEVNPMKAMDPGLVYDLTTGDFIPYLCGMGLGEDRIRKIVEPAHASCAETGEIAAKDLNYPSIMIVTGDDVRQVEAKRTVTNVGEPEETYSAEVFAPGVDVAVNPSTLAFSDIDQKRDFVVTVKREANTPTKAVVEGELKWVSGKHAVRSPMVIVVGETSASYGADVPAGIES